The window TTCAAAGACAACTGGAGTCCCAGATGATGCCAGGTTACACCATAACCCCACATAACATACAATCATAAATTACATTTTAATAATATATAAATATTTGCAATTAGTCAAATTTCATCTGCTTATCTATACCTGCTATTTCATCAATTTCAAACCCTTTCTCAAGCGCATAATCCTTTTCAACCTTATAATTTCCATTTTTGGTTCTAGGAGTACTGTCAGGTTCTAAAAATAGCCATTTGGTGTATTTGAATCTTACTCCAATATATGGCTTTGCGCCAAAGATTTTTGAAAATTCGCAAAGAGAAGAAATTTGATCCTCTTCAATATAGATTTTATCTTTTGTAGTTGTTTTAACCTCAATAGCCAAATATATTTTGCCGTTTCCTGCTATCACATCAGGCAAAGGTATTTTGGTAGCTCCCCCTGATGCAGGAGCCCTCATAGCTGCAAAATTCCTATCCCATAATTTATGAACTAATTCTCTTTCTTCTGCTGATCCTTTCTTTGCCATTTAAACCCTCAATTAAATAGTTTGATTTAATGATATATAAACAAAAGGAGAGAGCATTTGGGAAGTATTCTGAAATCAAAAAAAGTATAATAATAAAGGCCGGAGCCGAGATTCGAACCCGAGTCCCGGGATCCACAGTCCCGGAGGATGACCACCTACCCTACCCCGGCAGTTTGATAAATAAATGAAATTGTTAAAATGCGGGAGCAGGGATTTGAACCCTGGTAGACCTGCGTCAACAGGTCCTAAGCCTGTCCCCTTTGGCCTCTCGGGCACCCCCGCTTATGAAAACAAAGGATACATAGAAACCATTAAAAATCTTAACAAAAGTTTTAAAATGCTCCGGCCGGGATTCGAACCCGAGTCTTCGGCTCGAAAGGCCGAAATGATTGGCCGGACTACACCACCGGAGCATACAAATACAAATGAATTTCAATTAACATGGGCCCAATGGGGTTCGAACCCATGACCTTCCGGTTATGAGCCGGACGCTCTACCTGGCTAAGCTATGGGCCCAAAAGCGCCATCGACAGGACTCGAACCTGTGACCAATCGGTTAACAGCCGAACGCTCTACCTACTGAGCTACGATGGCATAAGACACCCATCGGACTTAACCAAATAAAACCCATGATTAAATATCAAAAGACTTTAAACAGTAATAATAACTTTGTGTTTACCCACTATATAAACCTTTTGGTATTTCCACTAATTTGACTAAAAAAAATCAAATCTATACAATAATTAATTTAAACTAGTATATAAAGTTTAAGAAACAAAGATACCAACATGGATTCTAACATATTTGACTTAATTAAAAAAGCTAATGACACAACGCTCAACAGGCATGGCAATCTAATTACGCTTGAAAGAGCTGTGTTCCTATCATGGTGGTGCGACAAGGGAGACTGCGCATTCTGCTACATGTCAACGCAAAAAAACAAAATAAAAGACCCGACAAAAGCAAGAAGAAACATATACAATATTTATGCAGAAGCAGAAATGTGCAAACGTCTTGACTGGAATATTGAGTTTCTCTCCGGAGGTTACGAATCCTTCAGCACCCAGGAAATAAAGGAAATTGCAACCACAATAAAGGACATCACCGGAGATGGAGTCTGGTTGAACACAGGAATAACAGATGAATTGGGAGAATATGGCTCTGAAATCAAGGGAATAACAGGTGCCGTTGAGGTTGCAAATCCTGAAATCCATGAGAGAGTCTGTCCATCTAAAAAATTAGATGACATAAGCAATATGTTAGATACCGCAGATGATTTAGGATTTAAAAAAGCAATAACCATTATTTTAGGTCTTGGCGAAACATTGGAAGATGTTGACTATATCATAGATTACATTAAAGATCACAAAATCGACAGGGTGATTTTTTACTCCTTGAATCCTCACAAAGAAACCATTTATGCAAACTCATCACAGCCTGCATCACTCTATTATGCCCAAGTTGTGGCACAAGTCAGGCTAGCATTCCCAGACATTGAAATAATCTGCGGAACATGGATTGACAATTTGGCAAATATCGGAATATTGATATTGAGTGGAGCAAATGGAATAACCAAATTCCCATTATTCAAGATGTTCGCAACAAAATACGGCAAAAGAGTTGAAGAGGAAGTTAAATGGGCAGGACGTGAACTAAAAGGAACATTCACCGACAAATCACAATTAGGCCCTGAAAAAAGTGAAGTCTCCCCTGATTTGGACAAGTTTATAAAACGATATGTTAAAGAATCATTAAAAAATAAATACTAATATAATATAAATTATTAATAAAAATCATTGAATGTAGGTGTTTTAATGGCATTGAATGTAGGCGTCATTGGTGCGGGTGCATTAGGTACTGCAATTGCCCAAACGATGAGCGAAAATGTGGATGAATTATTACTACATGTTAGAAAACAGGATTTATGTGATGATATCAACAATACAGGATACAATACTCAATATTATCCCAATAACAAATTAAATGAAAATATTAAGGCTACAACTGATATTAACGATTTGAAAAAATGCGACATAATCTTTTTAGCAATACCCTCTTCAGCATTTAGAGAAACTTTAAAAAACCTAAAAGAAGTGCTTGAAGAAGAGACAATTATTGTTACAACCGCAAAAGGAATCGAATACCCTTCATTGAAATCAATGGGTGATTTGATATCAGAATACTTTGATGAAAACTATGTTGCACTGTCAGGACCTAACTTTGCATCAGAAATAATGTTAAATCAACCGACCATTACAAATATTGCTTCAAGGAAAGCGGAAAACTCCCAGAAAGTAAAGGAAGTATTGTCTACCAAACAGTTCAAGGTGAAAATAATTGATGATATCAAAGGGATTGAACTGTGCGGAGTTTTGAAAAACATCAATGCAATAGCTAATGGAATATGTGAAGGAATGAACATTAACGAAAATGCAAGATACAGCATCCTGACAAGAGGATTTAAGGACACAATTGAAATCATTGAATCCTTTGGAGGAAATTCAGATACCGCGCATGAATACTGTGGATTTGGAGATCTGATTATGACTTCCACCTCATCTGAAAGTAGAAATCATACATTGGGTATCCTATATGGCCAAAGACTGGTTATTGATGAAGCAGCCAGCGGAATCGTGTTTGAAGGTAAAAACTCAATCAGGGCAGTGAGAGACATTTGTGAGAATAACAATATTGACAGTGAAATCGTGAATTTTGTTTATGATGTGATTATTGAAAGAATAGCTCCTATTAAGGCATTCAACAAATTATGGGAGAACATTGAATAGAAGGTGATTATTTATGATTGGAGTAATATTATCAGCTGGAATGGGTACAAGATTAATGCCCCTTACAAAAGACAAGCCAAAACCATTGCTTGAAATCAATGAAGTGACATTGCTTGAGAGAATGATTAAAAACCTGATGAACGAAGACATTACCGAGTTTATCGTTATTGTCGGATACAATAAGGAGAAGGTCATTGAATTTGCACCAATCCTTGAAGAAAAATATGATATAAAGGTTAAAATCATTGAAAATGAAAATTATGACACCACCAACACTTCAGTATCAACTTACTTAGCAAGCAAATACATTGAAGACAACGGAAAAGATGATTTCATATTAATCAATGGTGACAATGTTGTCGATCCTGAAATCATCACAAGAATTGCCGAAAGGGAAAATACCAGTTTGATTGTGGATAATTTCAAAGACCTCAATGAAGAATCATTTAAGTTAATTATTGAAAATGAAACATTCAATGAAGACAATACCATCGCTAACGGAACAATCAAGGAAATTGGAAAAGGAATAGACATTCCAAGTTCCACCGGCGAATTCATCGGAGTGTCTAAAGTTTCATCAAGCGACATTGTCAAATTCAATGAGATACTTGAAGACTTAATGGAAGAGGACAAGCAAAACTATTACGATTTTGCATACAAACCATTAAGCACCATCAGTCCTATTGATTTTGTATTGACAAACGGACTTAAATGGACCGAGATTGATGACCATAACGATTGGGAACAAGCTCAAAAATTAA of the Methanobrevibacter thaueri genome contains:
- a CDS encoding phosphocholine cytidylyltransferase family protein, whose translation is MIGVILSAGMGTRLMPLTKDKPKPLLEINEVTLLERMIKNLMNEDITEFIVIVGYNKEKVIEFAPILEEKYDIKVKIIENENYDTTNTSVSTYLASKYIEDNGKDDFILINGDNVVDPEIITRIAERENTSLIVDNFKDLNEESFKLIIENETFNEDNTIANGTIKEIGKGIDIPSSTGEFIGVSKVSSSDIVKFNEILEDLMEEDKQNYYDFAYKPLSTISPIDFVLTNGLKWTEIDDHNDWEQAQKLINEFEN
- a CDS encoding radical SAM protein, whose product is MDSNIFDLIKKANDTTLNRHGNLITLERAVFLSWWCDKGDCAFCYMSTQKNKIKDPTKARRNIYNIYAEAEMCKRLDWNIEFLSGGYESFSTQEIKEIATTIKDITGDGVWLNTGITDELGEYGSEIKGITGAVEVANPEIHERVCPSKKLDDISNMLDTADDLGFKKAITIILGLGETLEDVDYIIDYIKDHKIDRVIFYSLNPHKETIYANSSQPASLYYAQVVAQVRLAFPDIEIICGTWIDNLANIGILILSGANGITKFPLFKMFATKYGKRVEEEVKWAGRELKGTFTDKSQLGPEKSEVSPDLDKFIKRYVKESLKNKY
- a CDS encoding NAD(P)H-dependent glycerol-3-phosphate dehydrogenase, producing the protein MALNVGVIGAGALGTAIAQTMSENVDELLLHVRKQDLCDDINNTGYNTQYYPNNKLNENIKATTDINDLKKCDIIFLAIPSSAFRETLKNLKEVLEEETIIVTTAKGIEYPSLKSMGDLISEYFDENYVALSGPNFASEIMLNQPTITNIASRKAENSQKVKEVLSTKQFKVKIIDDIKGIELCGVLKNINAIANGICEGMNINENARYSILTRGFKDTIEIIESFGGNSDTAHEYCGFGDLIMTSTSSESRNHTLGILYGQRLVIDEAASGIVFEGKNSIRAVRDICENNNIDSEIVNFVYDVIIERIAPIKAFNKLWENIE
- the hjc gene encoding Holliday junction resolvase Hjc yields the protein MAKKGSAEERELVHKLWDRNFAAMRAPASGGATKIPLPDVIAGNGKIYLAIEVKTTTKDKIYIEEDQISSLCEFSKIFGAKPYIGVRFKYTKWLFLEPDSTPRTKNGNYKVEKDYALEKGFEIDEIAGIDKQMKFD